Proteins from one Choloepus didactylus isolate mChoDid1 chromosome 4, mChoDid1.pri, whole genome shotgun sequence genomic window:
- the SRSF5 gene encoding serine/arginine-rich splicing factor 5 — translation MSGCRVFIGRLNPAAREKDVERFFKGYGRIRDIDLKRGFGFVEFEDPRDADDAVYELDGKELCSERVTIEHARARSRGGRGRGRYSDRFSSRRPRNDRRNAPPVRTENRLIVENLSSRVSWQDLKDFMRQAGEVTFADAHRPKLNEGVVEFASYGDLKNAIEKLSGKEINGRKIKLIEGSKRHSRSRSRSRSRTRSSSRSRSRSRSRSRKSYSRSRSRSRSRSRSKSRSVSRSPVPEKSQKRGSSSRSKSPASDRQRSRSRSRSRSVDSGN, via the exons ATGAGTGGCTGTCGAGTATTCATCGGGAGGCTAAATCCAGCAGCGAGAGAGAAAGATGTGGAAAGGTTCTTCAAGGGGTATGGACGaataagagatattgatctgaAAAGGGGCTTTGGTTTTGTG GAATTTGAGGATCCAAGGGATGCAGATGATGCTGTTTATGAACTTGATGGAAAAGAACTCTGCAGTGAAAG gGTAACTATCGAACATGCAAGGGCTCGATCTCGAGGTGGAAGAGGTAGAGGACGCTACTCTGACCGTTTTAGTAGTCGCAGACCTCGAAATGATAGACG AAATGCTCCACCTGTAAGAACAGAAAATCGGCTTATAGTTGAGAatttatcttcaagagtcagctGGCAG GATCTCAAAGATTTTATGAGACAAGCTGGGGAAGTAACCTTTGCGGATGCACATCGACCTAAATTAAATGAAGG GGTGGTTGAGTTTGCCTCTTACGGTGACTTAAAGAATGCTATTgaaaaactttctggaaaggaaataaatgggagaaaaatcaaattaattgaAGGCAGCAAAAGGCACAG TAGGTCAAGAAGCAGGTCCCGGTCGCGGACCAGGAGTTCCTCTAGGTCTCGGAGCCGATCTCGTTCTCGTAGTCGCAAGTCTTACAGCCGGTCAAGGAGCAGAAGCCGGAGCCGGAGCCGGAGCAAGTCCCGTTCTGTTAGTAGGTCTCCTGTGCCTGAGAAGAGCCAGAAACGTGGTTCTTCAAGTAGATCTAAGTCTCCAGCATCTGATCGCCAGCGGTCCCGGTCCAGGTCCAGGTCCAGATCAGTTGACAGTGGCAATTAA